The Brassica napus cultivar Da-Ae chromosome C1, Da-Ae, whole genome shotgun sequence DNA segment GAACTCCTCATATCCATGGAACCGGAAACGATCCTCAGGGAAACATGCCGAACTGTCCTCTAGATCAGAGAGGACAGAAGTCGATGAGAATGTGATGGTGAAACTTGGATCCTCAACACGATACAAAGTCTTGTTGTTAGATCCGAAAAAGCTGTTGAGTCTGTAAATGCCACCAGCTCTCATGTGTGGCAAATAAGTGTCTATCCTCCCAGCTGGGATGAAACCCTGAATGACAGTCTCCTGTTATCAtcataataaaagaaattaatcAGAAATGCTAGAGATGAGATCTTAGAAATGCATCAACAACAAAATTATAGTTTATTGTAATATCAACAAAAGCAAACACTTGCTATGAATGCACTAAAGTACAAAATAATAGAACAATAAGTCTGATTCTAAAATGTTTATCAGCATCATTTCTAAACTAAGTTGTAATATAGAACTCGGTTTATACCTCTTGGTCGATGAGAAGCATCTCGAGACCTAGAAGCACTTTTGTCACAACATTTCGAGCTTCCCAGAAATGGATCAACCGAAACCTCAGCTCGCCGTCATGAGCTCCGTATTTCACACATTTGTAAGCCACAACCTCTGCCGAGACAATGGCTTTTCCCTTGGCGCCAGAGGAGACAACGGCTTTGCCTCTAACACGTGAAGAGACACCAGTCTTCATACCTGCATAGGAATACGAACGTTGCCATCaacaaaaaggaaactaaactACGTACCACAATTTCACATGCTTTTATATTTTCTGTAGTATAAACACTATATGCCATAAAAAATCATCTTATTCATCTCGTTGTTTTATACCTCAAAGCTTTAGACTCTCTATTTTTTTAAGGTAATCAAACAGAGTCTATAGTTTTAAACCTCAAAGCTTTAAACTCTCTAATTTTTTAAGGTAATCAGACGGACTCTATAATTTTTATGGTCTGATAGGAATACGAACGTTGCCATCATCAAAAAAGGAACTAAAAATCCACAATTTCACATGCTTTTCTATTTTCTGTAgtataaaaattatctttttaaaaaaaatcattttattcatCTCATTGTTTTAAACGTCATagcttcatactctccattttttttatagaaatcaaACGGACTCTATAATTTCATAAGGAAACGATAAGAGTTCTTACCATTGGGGTTCTTCGATTTAGGTTCGCCGATAAAGACGCCGGAAGAGATAGCGGGTTTGCCGCTGAGTTTGGTCAGACCGGAGGTCACCGACGCTTCACCTTTGGCTCGCTTCGAATGGGGATCGCCTATTGAGTGGCCGGATGAGACAGAGGGTGTTCCGATGGGTTTGATCGGTCCGGGAGAGGAGTCAGACTCAACGGCTTTTGGTTTCTCGGAGGTGGATTTTCCGTTGGAACTCATTGCAACGAAGCTTAATCGAAATAAGACTTGGATCAAGAGTTGTATAAACAAAATCTGAAGGAAAAAAGGCGGATCAAgagatttataaacaaaatctgAAGGAGAAAGGCAAAACGAATCCATAAATGAGAGTAAAGAGAGAACGAAGTGAAAGATGTATTGATTGTTTAGGGGTCAGATCGCGAAACGGATCAAAGAAGAGGAGGAGCAAAAGGATGAAGAATCGACAAAGGGGATGAAGAATCGTCTCGGGTATTAGGGTTGGAGAAATGCGAAAGAGAGGGTCGAAATGGTGTGGTCGGCGCCGTGTCTTTTGCATGATGTGTTGGGCTTGAGGCCCATTCATATCAaacattgtttttaaaaaaaaaatcacggtAAGCCCAACAAAGGCAACACACAATGACATGGCAAAAACAGTATATCTAATTGGTTGATTAAAATTGGCTACGTGGACAGCCTGGTTGAGGAGGATATCCTCCTTTTATTACTTATGATTTCTGATTGGATAGAACACTATAGGGAAACTAAGTGTTGTGTTTTGCTTAAGATTACATGAAGCATAGATGTATTTTATGTTATGTATATGATATCTGATGTCATCGTACGGTTATGGCAACAATGAAAATGGTTGTCGTTAAGATGTTAAAAAGGAATAATTAACGGTTAGTGTTTGTTTGTTAGGTAACTGTTCCATATGGTTAAGGAACATGTAAATTTATAGTATTTTACTCATTTAAAATGCTatgtaaaaaatgttaaatttaaaatgtttccGCTGCATTTTAAGAAAATGTATTTTGTGTTATGAAATATTAACACAATATAAAATGATTATGCTATGATACATGAATGACAactaatttttttgtgtttaatttgtttctttcatGAGATCTTTGATGATCAATTGAAAAGGTGGATCTTATTTTTTATCGCTACTTCTTATTTGTTTTTCGTCATGATTTGTCAATACATACGATTCCACAACTCTTTATATAGACAGTTAAAGGTTGGAATGATTAATAACCAAGCATTGCAATGGTTAGTAAGAATTGTAATTGTTAACACCAAAccttgcaatggttcatcaccaAAATTTACCACTATGAACAGTTGCAACGGTTTATCATAGTTATAATAGCTTATATCTAAAGACTACAATCATCAATAGTTGCATAGTTTAtagatatatatcataaaaaatttaaattatccaaaaactaaattatctaaatatttatagataatttttatactctttaaatgtatataaaatagataggaaaatgaacaaaaacatAACTCATTAAAAGGTTATGcatattttaggataaaaatattatcttcaGCAATTTTGAGAATCCTTAAAAATTTATGcagttttaaaaatgaaaaacacaTCTGTAGACAAAAAATAACTTAGAAAATTATTAGAACAATTTATgataaaaagatatattttatactttttaacaatatgttaaatttattgtatttttaacatgaaaaatcatttttattaaaacacaCCTTTTATACATTTTAACAATCTCTTAAAAACAAatgcaatgtttttttttcggtAACTGAACAAATGCAATGTTTAGATTCTCAAAATATTTGAGGATATATGTTCTTAtcttaaaatttgaataatgttttGATGAGTTATCTTTTagttcattttcttttttaattttatatacatttaaataataCTAAATTTGTCTATAAATATTTGgggtaattttatttttggataatttaattatttttataattaaatgacACAACCTTTTGTtttcaatagttgcttgaatgAAAAGACATAACATTTTGTTTATGAGTGAAAAAAACTCAACcttttaaaacattaattaggattcatattattattatatttaaaataatattaaatttgtcTATAAATATTTgggtgatttgttttttttggtaaattaattgtttttataattagaAAGACACAACCTTTTGTTTTTAACAGTTGCTTGAATGAAAAGATGCaactttttgttttcaataGTTACAAAAGTGAAAACACACaacctttttgtttttaatagttacttaaatgaaaatatacaactttttgttttaaatagttataaaagtgaaaaaaacaCACCCTTTCAACATTTATTAGAATTCCTATTATTTGTAGATATGAGACAACATAACTCATTGCAATAACTAATACACAACTCTTGAGATAAAGAATTGTACAAAgacatttttgaatatttaactTCATCAAAAACCTaatatcatttttaatgaaaagacacaattcttaatgttaatgtttttttgtcaatttttagaaaatacatAACCTTTTTGACGACttaaaaaaacaacatttcaaCATAATAGGAATTCACAACTTTTGGAATTAATTAAGATTGCTATTATTAATAGATAAACAAACCTATATATAATCTTAGAATTTCCTGGTAATAAACTACCATTCGGGTTGCTCTAGAGTGTTATTGAAGAGTAGGTTTCTCTCTCCTTCTGCTCTGTTCCCTCTCCTAAATCCGACACAGAGGAAAAGATGAGCTGAAACCTCAACCGAAGATCTTACAACTCCATCTCTGTAATTATCAAGTTTGGTTCTGGGAAGCGGTGATTCCTTCTACACTGTTGTCTCCATCTTTCGTCTCCGGGAAACGGTTGACATCACCGGTTTCGCCGGCTTTCGCTCTCGGGAATTGGTGGCTCTGACAGCACGGTTCTTTCGTCGGCTTTCCCTCCGGGTTGTCTCTGGAATCAGTTTTCGTTGCCCAATCGACTCTCGATATGAGATTccaggtttttttttcttggctcGGTCGCAGATGGTTGATGTACTCTTCGAAGCGTAGATCCATGGTTCAAGATCTATAGTTTTCAACGGTTTTGGCTGGCTTTCATGGTGGAGTTCGGTCGTGCTTTTTCTCTGACTCCGGCGGAAGATGATGTCACATTCCGGTGGATGTCCGATTAGTGCGGGGACGGTGATTTGCATGCCGGTGAAGTGAGGCAGCTTCGATCTTAGGACATGTGCCCCTCGAGTGGTGTTTCGGTCAAGATGTGGCGGCCTTGTGACGCGTGTTCCTCGCTGGTGAGGGATCCAACACGTGTCCCGTCCACGCAACACTCGTGAATAAAGTGGCGCTTTCCGGGTTTAGGTTGATAGGCTTAAGGTCCAAAGTGATCTCTTTTAGTTTGCCATTCTGTTTTGGGTTTTATGGTGTGTTTATCTTTGTACCGTGACGTGGGCTTGGTCCTTTGGGCTTTgaccctttaataaaatttaaatggaaAAAAAAGTGTTACTGAAGAGTCAAAACAAGAGTAAATAACTAAATAGTAAATACAGTCaaatagaaagaaaacaaaacctttaataaaatttaaatggaaAAAAAGGTGTTACTGAAGAGTCAAAACAAGAGTAAATAACTAAATAGTAAATACAGTCaaatagaaagaaaacaaaagaaagacaaTAACAATTTGTATTTAAGAACTGGATTCCAAAGCTTCATGTGTCTATTCAATACACTGTTCACGCACTCTCTGTCTTGAGTTCTTTTTAACATAAGACCAAATGAATAACCCCAAATCCTAAACACACAAACATAAACCCCAAAAATATCTCTCCCGTTAAAAGGAACATAAACAACAAATAGCCACACACTTGTCTCAGCTAACGTTCGCATTCTCGCCGGTTCTTGCTAATGGGCGCTCTCCGTCGCCGTGGCCGCCGTCGCTTTATCTTTGCTGCACTCGCCACATTTGCTCTCCTCCACCTCTTCTTGGCCGCCTCCACAGTCTCAGCGGGTAAGAACACAATAATCTCACACTAAGTATTGAAAGTGATTTTCTTTGCTTTAAGAAAGAGTATTGAAAGACTGATTTTCTTGCGACATGAACATGGAATTTCTTGATTTTCTGAGGTAATTTCATACAAAGCTCAGTAAACTTTTGTTTGATTAATTAAATAAGCTAGTTACCTTTTTAAGCTCAATCCTTAATTGATTTTTGATGTTTAATAAAGAGCGAATTAAATCGATTGTTAATCCAGGTGGATGGCTTGGTCAAAGAACCGGGTCGGATTTTCACGGTCATCTTACGGGGAATAAGCGGTTTGGCGGACCTGGTTCATCACCACCGACGTGTAGATCGAAGTGTGGGAAATGTCAGCCGTGTACACCGCTTCACGTACCGATACAGCCCGGTATGAGCATTCCATTAGAGTATTATCCTGAAGCTTGGCGGTGCAAGTGTAGCGACAAGCTTTTCATGCCGTAGATTGTTACTTATTTAGAcaacaaattattaaaaagtgttttagtgctttttgttttgtttttctcatTTGTCTCTCACTTCAGTTTCGCTGATTAATTAGTGTATTCAAACATTTgtgttaataatttaatattaaaatgttagTCTCCAGGAAGGCAACTTTCGCTGTGATATtaccgagagagagagaaggaaagtCCTCATCTCTTTTTACCCCTAATGACACTTGGTCCATCGTAGAAGAAATCATACAGGCGTGTACTTAGGGAGTGTTTTGTTTTGCTATCTTCTATTTTTGATATAGGAAAATAAAAGTGTTATATACAAACCAGTttgatcaagaaaataatatacaaaccAGTAACATAAAACGACAAATGCTCTAGACAACTATGAATGgtaaaatatcataataatcTAAAGAGAAAATAGcaaacatttttaattaaataactatacaataaAATGTTACAATGTTAAAGTAGCAGAAgtgtaattctttttttaacgttaattttaatataaagtttgatACTAGTAAAATGTAGCATAATCAGAATTTAAAAGCAAACACAAGAAATGTGGATTACCATTTGTCAACTGTTGAAGTATGTTTTTGGAATGAGTTAACTCAAACTTGCAGAATTTGTAAATTAAATCATTGTTTCACTTTTTTATAGGGCAGTAATGTTTGATCTGAGAACTGTCAACAAACTAGTGAATGAAAGAGACGAGGACTCGTCGGTGGGGTTAGGAGAAGTCTTCATGCTGAGCTTGAACTTGATggaagagaataaaaaaaagtgtttaatGATTATAGCCGGCGAAgggttgcctacgtaccccgaaAGGGGATCAAGCCAATCGTAGTTCTACAACAAAGAATCACAAGTGCCTAGATGAAAGCATGTGTTGAAatgtttctctctctagaagtagagagagatggagGAGAAACCAAAAGAGAGTCCAAGAGAGTCTCAAAAGAGGTTggctccttatttatagaaagaaaAGGAATAGGGTTTCCTAGTGACCCCCCTTTTAAATGGGCTGAGTCCATTATCTTAAGCCTTGTTGGGGACAAAGTCCATGTCCAACAGTAAGCCCCCAAGTTCGTTGAGAGAGATGGAGTTGATCTCAATGAATTTTACGAAGAGggtttataagaaaatggacTCAGTGCTTTACCCATGTCGCAGACGATTATCATGAATGGGCCGTCATGGTTAGGTTGCCATAGATGAAGTGTCATAGACGGACCGTCTCGGGCGAGCTGTCATCGACATACTTCAGATTCCGATCAGAATTCTTACTCCGGGATGGTTGCGTGAACGATCTGTGAGGACAGTGTTATGAACCATCGGAGCAAGTTGCCATGGATGAAGTGTCAATCGACAAACTGCCAAAGACAAGTCGCTATAGACATCATCATGAACGTACCGCCATGAGCGAACCATCACAATCAAATCATCACGGGTGGACGTGTCTTCGCGGTATCACGTCATGCTCAAGACTTGCGAGCAATACGAGTGATTGCGAGAGAGCAGTCCAAGCCGAGGTACTGCGAGAGAGCTATCCATGACGAGTAACCGCAAagagcgagtcgagtgaccgcaagagagcgagtcgagtgaccgcgagAGATCGATCCGAGTGACTGCGAGAGAGCGATCCAAGCCGAGTATCTACGAGAGAGCTATCCATGACGAGTAACCGCAAAGAGCGAGTCGAGTGACTGCAAGAGAGCGAGTCAAGTGACCGCGAGAGATCGATCTGAGGGACTGCGAAAGAACGATCTGCGCCGAGTAACTGCGAGAGAGCTATCCATGACGAGTAACCGCAAAGAGCGAGTCAAGTGACCGCAAGagagcgagtcgagtgaccgcgaTAGATCGATCCGAGTGACTGCGAGAGAGCGATCCAAGCCGAGTATCTCCGAGAGAGATATGAATGACAAGTAATCGCAAATAGAGAGTCGAGTGACCGCGATCTGCACCGAGTAACTGCGAGAGAGCTATCCATGATGAGTAACCGCAAagagcgagtcgagtgaccgcaagagagcgagtcgagtgaccgcgagAGATCGATCTGAGTGACTGCGACAGAGCAATCCAAGCCGAGTAACTGCGAGAGAGCTATCCATGATGAGTAACCACAAAGAGCGAGTTGAGTGACCGCAAGagagcgagtcgagtgaccgcgagAGAAAGATCCAAGCGACTACGAGAGAACAATCTGTGCCGAATAACTGCAAGATAGATCGATCCGAGTAACTGCGAGAGAATGATCTGCGCCGAGTGAGGAGAGCGAGCGAGTGACTGCGAGAGATCGAGCCAAGCGACTGCGAGAGATCGAGCCGAGCGACTGCGAGAGATTGAATCGAGCGACTGCGAGAGAACGATCTGCGCCGAGTGAGGAGATCGAGCGAGTGACCGCGAGAGATCGAGCCAAGGTACTGCGAGAGATCGAGCCAAGCGATTGTGCGAGAACGATCTGCACTGAGTGACCGCGAGAGATCGAGTCGAGCGACCGCGAGAAAACGATCTACGCCGAGTGACGACAGAACGGTCGAGTGACGATAAAACGATCAAGTGATGACAgaacggtcgagtgacgacagaacggtcgagtgacgacagaacggtcgagtgacgacagAACGATCTGCGCCGAGTGAGGAGAGAGAGCGAGTGACCGCCAGGGATCGAGCCAAGCGACTGCGCTAGAACGATCTGCACCAACCGTGGGGCATGGGGATGTAACTTCGAAGAAGATTAAACTGGAGTCTGTTCTGTTGTCGTACGATCGTTTTGTCGTCACTCGACTGTTCTGTCGTCACTCGGCGCAGATCGTTCTCTCGCAGTCGCTCGACTCGATCTCTCGTGGTCACTCGGCGCAGATCATTTTCGTGCAGTCGCTTGGCTCGATCTCTCGCGGTCACTCGCTCGCTCTCCTCACTAGGCGCAGATCGTTctgtcgtcactcgaccgttctgtcgtcactcgaccgttcTGTCATCACTCGATCATTTTGTCGTCACTCGGCCGTTCTGTCGTCACTCGGCGCAGATCGTTCTCTCGTGGTCACTCGGTGCAGATCGTTCTCGTGCAGTCTCTTGGCTCGATCTCTCGCGGTCACTCGCTCGATCTCCTCACTCGGCGTAGATCGTTCTCTCGCTGTCGCTCGATTCGATCTCTCGCAGTCGCTCGACTCGATCTCTCGCAGTCGCTTGGCTCGTTCTCTCGCAGTCACTCGCTCGCTCTCTTCACTCGGTGCAGATCGTTCTCTCGTAGTTACTCAGATCGATCTATCTTGCTGTTATTCAGCACAGATCGTTCTCCCGCAGTCGCtcggatctctctctctcgcggTCGCTCGGATCTCTCTCTCGCGGTCACTCGACTTGCTCTcttgcggtcactcgactcgctctTTGCGGTTACTCGTCATGGGTAGCTCTCTCGCAGTTACTCGGCTTGGATCGCTCTCTCGCAGTCACTCGGATTGATCTCTCACAGTCACTTGACTCGCTCTCTTGCGGTCACGCGACTCGTTCTTTGCGGTTACTCATCATGGATAGCTCTTTCGTAGTTACTCGGTGCAGAtcgcggtcactcgactcgctcttttgcggtcactcgactcgctctTTGCAGTTACTCGTCATGGATATCTCTCTCGCAGATACTCGGCTTGGATCGCTCTCTCGCAGTCACTCGGATCGATATCTCGCGGTCACTAGACTCTCTCTCTTGTggtcactcgactcgctctTTGCGGTTACTCGTCATGGATAGCTCTCTCGCAGTTACTCGGCGCAGATCGTTCTCTCGCAGTCCCTCGGATCGATCTCTCGCTGTCACTTGACTCGCTCTCTTGCAGTCACTTGACTCGCTCTTTGTGGTTACCCGTCATGGATAGCTCTCTCGTAGATACTCGGCTTGGATCGCTCTCTCGCAGTCACTCGGATCGATCTctcgcggtcactcgactcgctttcttgcggtcactcgactcgctctCTGCGGTTACTCGTCATGGATAGCTCTCTCGCAGTTACTCCGCTCGGATCGCTCTCTCGCAGTCACTCGGATTGCTCGCAAGTCTCGAGCATGACGTGATACCGCGAAGACACGTCCACCCGTGACGATTTTATTGTGATGGTTCGCTCATGGCGGTACGTTCATGATGATGTCTATGGCGACTTGTCTTTGGTAGTTTGTCGATTGACACTTCATCCATGGCAACTTGCTCCGATGGTTCAGAACACTGTCCTCACAGATCGTTCGCACAACCATCCCAGAGTAAGAAGTCTGATCGGAATCAGAAGTATGTCGATGACAGCTCACCCGAGACGGTGTATTGTCGATTGACACTTCATCCATGGCAACTTGCTCCGATGGTTCAGAACACTGTCCTCACAGATCGTTCGCGCAACCATCCAAGAGTAAGAAGTCTGATCGGAATCAGAAGTATGTCGATGACAGCTCACCCGAGACGGTCCGTCTATGACACTTCATCTATGGCAACCTAACCATGACGGCTCATTCATGATAATCGTCTGCGATATGGGTAAAGCACTGAgtccattttcttataaaccCTCGTCGTAAAATTCATTGAGATCAACTCCATCTCTCTCAACGAACTGGGGGGCTTACTGTTGGACATGAACTTTGTCCCCAACAAGGCTTATAAGATAATGGGTTCAGCTCATTTAAAAGGGGGGCACTAGGAAACCTTAGACCtcttttttctataaataaggagccAACCT contains these protein-coding regions:
- the LOC106370772 gene encoding EPIDERMAL PATTERNING FACTOR-like protein 4, producing MGALRRRGRRRFIFAALATFALLHLFLAASTVSAGGWLGQRTGSDFHGHLTGNKRFGGPGSSPPTCRSKCGKCQPCTPLHVPIQPGMSIPLEYYPEAWRCKCSDKLFMP